From a region of the Maridesulfovibrio ferrireducens genome:
- a CDS encoding efflux RND transporter permease subunit — protein MDFIKFSIEKPVSILVGVILLVLFGALALTGLPYQLSPTVTEPEITVETQWNGATPYEIERDIIEEQEKVLKGVTGLIEMESECFNSVGRISLRFKIGTNVDDALLRVSNKLNEVKRYPADSDRPIITATGSATSPIIWMILKNLEGNDRPIDEYLTFFENDVRQYLERVDGVADLFMGGGTEKEMHVIIAPEKLAAYNLTIAKVIEVLKSENTNVSAGNMGVGRRDYRIRTTSEFRTPEDIEDVVITSSGQQRVTLGDVGKVVSGFKKSEVAMLSDGFPGIAVGIKPEPGANVLDVTRDVRAVVESLNKGMLAKEGVYLDWTYDQAPYITGAIDLVKQNIIIGGVLAIIVLLIFLQSLSSTIIVAIAIPISVVGSFIVFGGLGRSLNIVSMSGISFAVGMLVDNAIVILENIDRHRSMGKPPYKAAYDGASEVWGAVLASTLTTVAVFLPVVFIEEEAGQLFKDIAIAVTCAISLSLFVSISVIPMLAKQFYTLSGKEKKIRNNILTRFGGKCSNGIMSLLELSIRNWMTRISTVVILVVASALLVISFFPKMEYLPQGNRNLILSILIPPPGLSYEERDSIGEFIASQVDPHMHKDKDGFPAIDHLFYVSAPSINLFGAMSEDEERPAELIPLFNGIMNSIPGMFGVSIQASIFESGLGKGRMVAVDFSGSDLNRLIAAAGTMFGMARQAVPGGQVRPIPSLEMLYPEVKIVPDRDRVRSAGMSSQEVGEALDVLMDGRKIGDFKEEGKKKIDLKLKASESGVSTPEELYSSLIATPQGWAVPISSLSNIERTYGITQIRHLERQRTVTLQITPPKSMPLEQAMDIIQNELIPKVRGMGLLEGVNVRMSGAADKLTQTRDAMQWNFLLAIVITYLLMAALFANFIYPFIILLTVPLAGAGGFLGLQLENIFIAPQPLDVLTMLGFVILIGVVVNNAILIVHQSLNNVRQGGMDHKEAVLDATRTRLRPIYMSATTSVFGMLPLAIAPGPGSELYRGLGSVVLGGLALSTVFTVFMIPALLMFFIKMEKIGGKKAEE, from the coding sequence ATGGATTTTATAAAATTTTCAATTGAGAAGCCTGTATCTATACTTGTAGGGGTCATCCTGCTGGTACTTTTCGGTGCGCTTGCTCTTACAGGTTTACCGTATCAGCTTTCCCCTACAGTTACTGAACCTGAAATAACCGTTGAAACGCAGTGGAACGGTGCAACTCCTTATGAGATTGAGCGAGACATCATTGAAGAACAGGAAAAAGTTCTCAAAGGTGTGACTGGTTTGATTGAGATGGAATCCGAGTGTTTTAACAGCGTCGGGCGTATTTCTCTGCGTTTTAAAATTGGAACAAATGTTGATGATGCTCTGCTTAGAGTCTCCAATAAGCTGAATGAAGTTAAGAGATATCCTGCGGATTCAGATCGTCCGATCATAACCGCTACAGGATCTGCAACGTCTCCTATCATTTGGATGATTTTGAAGAATCTTGAGGGGAATGATCGACCTATTGATGAATATTTAACCTTCTTTGAAAATGATGTGCGCCAGTATCTGGAACGCGTTGACGGCGTTGCGGACCTGTTTATGGGCGGTGGCACTGAAAAGGAAATGCACGTTATCATCGCACCTGAAAAGCTTGCAGCATATAATCTGACTATTGCTAAAGTTATTGAGGTTCTTAAAAGCGAAAATACTAACGTTTCCGCCGGTAATATGGGCGTAGGTAGAAGAGATTACCGTATCCGTACTACCTCGGAATTTCGTACACCGGAAGATATTGAGGATGTTGTTATCACTTCCTCCGGTCAGCAGCGGGTAACTCTCGGTGACGTTGGTAAGGTCGTTTCCGGTTTTAAAAAGTCCGAAGTTGCAATGCTTAGCGACGGTTTTCCGGGGATTGCCGTAGGTATAAAGCCTGAACCGGGCGCTAACGTTCTTGATGTTACCCGCGATGTTCGCGCTGTTGTCGAAAGTCTAAACAAAGGAATGCTTGCGAAAGAAGGTGTTTATCTGGACTGGACTTACGATCAGGCTCCTTACATTACCGGTGCGATAGATTTGGTTAAGCAGAATATTATTATCGGTGGTGTTCTGGCTATTATTGTTCTGTTGATTTTTCTTCAGTCATTGTCCTCTACAATTATTGTTGCCATTGCGATTCCAATTTCAGTGGTAGGCTCATTCATTGTTTTTGGCGGACTTGGAAGATCTTTAAATATTGTTAGTATGTCCGGTATCTCCTTTGCCGTGGGGATGCTGGTTGATAATGCTATTGTTATTCTTGAGAATATTGACCGGCATCGAAGTATGGGGAAACCCCCCTATAAAGCTGCTTACGATGGAGCCAGTGAAGTATGGGGCGCTGTTCTTGCTTCAACTTTGACAACTGTTGCTGTATTTCTCCCCGTTGTATTTATTGAGGAAGAAGCGGGGCAGTTGTTTAAAGATATTGCCATTGCAGTTACTTGTGCCATTTCATTGTCGTTATTCGTATCAATCTCAGTTATCCCCATGCTGGCAAAGCAGTTTTATACGCTTTCCGGCAAGGAGAAAAAAATCAGGAATAACATCCTGACCAGATTTGGTGGAAAATGTTCAAACGGCATTATGTCGCTGCTTGAGCTTTCGATTCGAAACTGGATGACGAGAATTTCGACTGTTGTGATTCTGGTAGTCGCTTCTGCTTTGCTCGTGATTTCTTTCTTCCCGAAGATGGAATATCTGCCGCAGGGTAATAGAAACCTTATTCTCTCAATTCTGATTCCTCCGCCGGGGCTGTCGTATGAAGAGCGTGATTCCATCGGTGAGTTTATCGCTTCACAGGTAGATCCGCATATGCATAAAGATAAAGATGGTTTTCCGGCTATCGATCATCTTTTTTACGTGTCTGCTCCTTCCATTAATCTCTTTGGAGCGATGTCGGAAGACGAGGAACGTCCTGCTGAGTTAATACCTCTTTTTAACGGGATAATGAATTCTATTCCTGGTATGTTCGGGGTCAGTATTCAGGCTTCGATTTTTGAGTCTGGTCTCGGTAAAGGACGAATGGTCGCAGTCGATTTCAGTGGCTCGGATCTTAACCGGCTCATTGCCGCAGCTGGGACTATGTTCGGAATGGCGCGGCAGGCTGTGCCGGGTGGACAGGTTCGCCCGATTCCGTCACTTGAAATGCTTTATCCGGAAGTAAAGATTGTTCCGGACCGTGACCGTGTCCGTTCGGCTGGAATGTCCAGTCAGGAGGTCGGGGAAGCCCTTGATGTTCTGATGGATGGTCGCAAAATCGGTGATTTTAAAGAAGAAGGTAAAAAGAAAATTGATTTGAAATTAAAAGCTTCCGAGTCCGGGGTAAGCACTCCGGAAGAACTTTACAGTTCTCTCATTGCCACCCCGCAAGGCTGGGCTGTTCCGATTTCATCTCTTTCAAATATAGAAAGAACTTACGGGATTACTCAGATTCGTCATCTGGAACGACAGAGAACCGTAACTCTGCAGATAACGCCTCCTAAATCCATGCCGCTTGAACAGGCTATGGATATTATTCAGAATGAATTGATTCCCAAGGTCAGAGGAATGGGGCTTCTTGAAGGCGTGAACGTTAGAATGAGTGGGGCTGCTGATAAACTTACTCAGACCCGTGACGCAATGCAGTGGAATTTCCTGCTGGCAATTGTCATAACTTATTTGCTTATGGCGGCGCTTTTCGCGAACTTCATTTATCCGTTTATCATTCTGCTTACTGTTCCGCTTGCAGGAGCCGGAGGTTTCCTCGGGTTGCAGCTTGAGAATATATTCATTGCTCCGCAACCGCTGGACGTACTGACTATGCTCGGCTTTGTTATTCTGATCGGGGTAGTTGTAAATAACGCTATCCTCATCGTGCATCAGTCTCTAAATAATGTGCGGCAGGGCGGGATGGATCATAAGGAAGCTGTTCTTGATGCAACGCGCACAAGGCTGAGGCCTATTTATATGTCAGCTACAACATCCGTTTTCGGAATGCTGCCGCTGGCAATAGCTCCCGGTCCCGGTTCAGAATTATATCGAGGACTTGGTTCGGTTGTACTCGGCGGGCTTGCACTGTCCACTGTCTTCACAGTGTTCATGATTCCAGCATTGCTTATGTTCTTCATCAAGATGGAGAAGATCGGCGGGAAAAAGGCTGAGGAGTAG
- a CDS encoding efflux RND transporter periplasmic adaptor subunit, with protein sequence MRKIQFLFLCVLLMISVSAFAAEEKKAKQSAPQMPPAHVVTAKSYSGQVAPESAYIGTVYFSEVSDVASEVAGKVVKVEVEEGDTVKKGAVLLVLSSDLLATEIRAANAAYKEAKANYQGAQRDNERITQLFKGGSVHEGEYDSKRFRAMALESEMASSMAKLRRLQIELSKKVIRAPFDGVVIKRNVYLGEWISRGGEVAKIGMNTSYDVVVNVPQDVSQVVKPGLDVGLDIGGKELTGQVFAVIPRGDVASRTFPIKIRIHGEKGLAQGMEARVSLPSDIASETVVVPRDAVLSIRGTTMVIAIVEGKAAPIPVKVIGYKGMNAGVRGKGLAADMDIVVKGNERLRPGQAVVIDNK encoded by the coding sequence ATGCGGAAGATTCAATTTTTATTTCTATGCGTTTTATTAATGATATCAGTTTCGGCCTTTGCTGCTGAAGAAAAGAAAGCCAAGCAAAGTGCTCCTCAAATGCCTCCGGCTCATGTGGTGACCGCAAAATCTTACTCCGGGCAAGTTGCTCCTGAATCAGCTTATATAGGTACGGTTTATTTTTCTGAGGTTTCAGACGTAGCCTCGGAAGTTGCCGGAAAGGTTGTCAAAGTTGAAGTTGAAGAAGGGGATACTGTTAAAAAGGGTGCTGTTCTTCTTGTGCTCAGTTCTGATCTGCTGGCTACGGAAATCCGGGCCGCCAATGCAGCTTACAAAGAAGCCAAAGCCAACTATCAGGGCGCTCAGCGCGATAATGAGCGTATCACACAACTTTTCAAAGGCGGCTCTGTTCACGAAGGTGAGTATGATTCCAAAAGATTTAGAGCTATGGCTCTGGAAAGTGAAATGGCTTCTTCAATGGCGAAATTAAGAAGGCTTCAGATTGAACTTTCAAAGAAAGTAATTCGTGCACCTTTTGACGGTGTAGTGATTAAAAGAAATGTATATCTCGGTGAATGGATTTCTCGCGGTGGCGAAGTTGCCAAGATTGGTATGAACACCAGTTATGATGTCGTAGTTAATGTCCCGCAGGACGTGTCGCAGGTCGTTAAACCGGGGCTTGATGTCGGCTTGGATATAGGCGGAAAGGAACTTACAGGGCAGGTTTTCGCCGTTATCCCGCGCGGAGATGTTGCCAGTCGTACTTTCCCTATTAAAATAAGAATTCATGGTGAAAAAGGTCTTGCTCAGGGTATGGAAGCCCGGGTTTCTCTGCCCTCAGATATTGCTAGCGAAACGGTGGTTGTTCCCCGCGATGCAGTTCTTTCGATACGCGGAACTACAATGGTCATTGCGATTGTCGAAGGCAAAGCTGCTCCGATTCCCGTAAAGGTTATCGGGTACAAAGGAATGAATGCCGGAGTACGTGGTAAGGGGCTTGCTGCTGATATGGATATAGTTGTTAAAGGTAATGAAAGGCTCAGGCCCGGACAGGCTGTAGTCATAGACAATAAGTAG
- the icd gene encoding NADP-dependent isocitrate dehydrogenase, whose protein sequence is MSTRTVYYIEGDGIGPEVWAAARPVLNAALEKAYAGANKLDWKELLAGGKAFKETGEYLPQVTLDTLSNADLAMKGPLQTPVGKGFRSLNVTMRQTFDLYACIRPIKYFKGIESPVKRPDLVDIVVFRENTEDVYAGIEWSSNSPEAKRVIEFLVDEMGAKIDSSAGIGIKPITPAGSKRLVRRALDFALEQNRESVTLVHKGNIMKYTEGGFLKWGYELAAEDYAGKVVRDGEEGEGKVIINDRIADAMFQELLMRPEKYSVLATTNLNGDYLSDALAAQVGGLGLAPGVNMGDKLAIYEPTHGTAPTIAGKDMANPGSLILSGAMLLEHIGWNEAADLIKNSVEKSLAAKKVTVDLSSQISGAATVGCKEFGEIILANL, encoded by the coding sequence TTGTCTACAAGAACCGTATATTATATCGAAGGTGATGGAATCGGACCCGAAGTATGGGCTGCCGCTCGTCCTGTACTTAACGCTGCGCTTGAAAAAGCATACGCAGGGGCTAATAAACTGGACTGGAAAGAGCTCCTCGCCGGAGGAAAAGCTTTCAAAGAAACCGGAGAATATCTGCCGCAGGTTACTCTTGATACTTTGAGCAATGCTGATCTGGCTATGAAAGGACCTCTTCAGACTCCTGTCGGAAAAGGATTCCGTTCTTTGAACGTTACCATGCGTCAAACTTTTGATCTTTATGCCTGTATTCGTCCTATCAAGTATTTTAAGGGAATTGAATCTCCTGTTAAAAGACCCGATCTCGTCGATATCGTTGTATTCCGCGAAAACACAGAAGATGTTTATGCAGGAATAGAATGGAGTTCAAATTCTCCTGAAGCAAAAAGAGTTATTGAATTTTTGGTTGACGAAATGGGCGCTAAAATAGACAGCTCTGCCGGTATAGGAATTAAGCCTATCACTCCCGCAGGTTCAAAACGCCTTGTTCGCAGAGCTCTTGATTTTGCTCTTGAGCAGAACCGTGAGTCTGTAACTTTGGTTCATAAAGGTAATATCATGAAGTACACTGAGGGAGGATTCCTTAAGTGGGGTTATGAGCTTGCTGCTGAAGATTATGCCGGAAAAGTTGTAAGAGATGGCGAAGAGGGCGAAGGCAAGGTTATAATTAATGACCGTATTGCTGACGCTATGTTCCAGGAACTCTTAATGCGTCCTGAAAAATACAGCGTGCTGGCAACTACCAACCTTAACGGAGATTATCTCTCCGATGCTCTTGCAGCACAGGTCGGTGGACTTGGACTTGCTCCCGGAGTAAATATGGGTGACAAGCTTGCGATCTATGAGCCTACTCATGGAACAGCTCCTACCATCGCGGGAAAAGACATGGCTAACCCCGGAAGTCTGATTCTTTCCGGCGCAATGCTTCTTGAACACATCGGTTGGAACGAAGCAGCTGATTTAATTAAGAACTCTGTTGAAAAATCTTTGGCAGCCAAAAAAGTTACTGTTGATCTGTCAAGCCAGATCAGTGGTGCTGCAACTGTAGGCTGTAAAGAGTTCGGTGAGATTATTCTCGCGAACCTGTAG
- a CDS encoding flagellin, protein MSLVINHNLMAMNANRNLGSAYNDLGVSTRRLSSGLRVGSAADDAAGLAIRELMRADVKTLNQGIRNANDAISMIQTADGALGVIDEKLIRMKELATQASTGTYNSDQRLIIDSEYQAMASEITRIANATDFNGIHLLNGNLSGENSAHNGAGLTSTGPVKVHFGSGNDSSEDYYYVSINTSTASALGVGLAAGNSISTQALAQASLDKLNDAIISKDKIRANLGALQNRLENTITNLSIQAENVQASESRISDVDVATEMTEFTKNQILTQAAVAMLGQANNMPRMAMQLIG, encoded by the coding sequence ATGTCGCTCGTAATTAATCACAATTTGATGGCAATGAATGCTAACCGTAACCTTGGTTCAGCGTACAACGATCTGGGTGTTTCAACTCGTAGACTGTCTTCCGGTCTTCGTGTCGGCTCAGCCGCTGATGATGCTGCAGGTCTTGCAATTCGCGAGCTTATGCGCGCTGATGTTAAGACTCTTAATCAGGGTATTCGTAATGCAAATGATGCTATCTCTATGATTCAGACCGCTGATGGCGCCCTCGGTGTCATCGATGAAAAGTTGATTCGTATGAAGGAACTTGCAACTCAGGCATCCACCGGTACCTATAACTCTGACCAGCGCCTTATCATCGACTCTGAATATCAGGCTATGGCTTCAGAAATTACCCGTATTGCCAACGCAACTGACTTTAACGGAATTCACCTTCTCAACGGTAACCTGTCTGGTGAAAACTCTGCTCATAATGGTGCAGGACTTACCTCTACCGGCCCTGTTAAGGTCCATTTCGGTTCCGGTAATGACAGTTCAGAAGATTATTACTACGTATCTATCAATACCTCTACCGCATCAGCTCTCGGTGTTGGACTTGCCGCTGGTAACTCCATCTCCACACAGGCTCTTGCTCAGGCGTCCCTTGATAAGTTGAATGATGCGATCATATCCAAGGATAAGATTCGTGCTAACCTCGGTGCTCTCCAGAACAGACTGGAAAACACTATTACCAACCTCTCAATCCAGGCAGAAAACGTTCAGGCTTCGGAATCACGCATTTCCGATGTCGACGTAGCAACTGAAATGACTGAGTTCACTAAGAACCAGATCCTTACTCAGGCTGCCGTCGCAATGCTCGGACAGGCGAATAATATGCCTAGAATGGCAATGCAGCTCATTGGCTAA
- a CDS encoding PAS domain-containing sensor histidine kinase produces MKIKSIHTLNERIRNYLCFFLTIFIACSSFSLLLFFWMINSEVNERVDTWGTYFSNRIDFIENIMQSKSSLDYGLTSILRVSQQGEIFNSRPHPVKNDDISRSSLFNKIKDFKPGQICLIQKAKNNNRDEPTLFLTKRLDNSFVIAEFKSETLLPVSPKDTDIFIFDKENECIFYTSDKYNLHEDKIHKIMFSSFRIFASAKIKIEKAGSITVVVVKDISAEFYGATLFMILALATVIIILKRSTFLTWDLEETEEDFVRIKNLLANVSMLPGEKLNHLPAIEYAAEKIRKVNWEAEAEKMSFIENQKYILTTSFFAGNILRLLDEITAHSKEIAISRQEYKDLVQRVHSIIVRMDLNGNCTFFNEYAESFFGFSQEEMLGKSIIGTIIPRTKNNDSDLEKLIHGMTTNPELTPISNNQNVRKDGSSVWIYWSNSPVYDDDGNTIEILSVGTDITERKRVELELHRTRNYIKNIIDSMPSIIIGVNSTGEIVHFNSNAEKNATIAANQLLGKKVEEAFPSLAQYTSRIEKAIETGVPETEIRTPQASQNQKYQDIMIYPLSGDIKGAVIRIDDATERAKIEEIMIQTEKMMSIGGLAAGMAHEINNPLGGILQGIQNIIRRFSPELAPNIKAAEKAGCNMDSVLAYMEDRKIIKTLEGITESGVRAAEIVSRMLEFSRKSDSSKTSCDIRILLDKSISLATQDYNPNKKYDFKQIKITRDYAESLNSALCAGTEIEQVFLNLLRNSAQAMDDWKEMEAQPEISVKISNLGDMVKCTISDNGPGINKDTRKRIFEPFYTTKDPGYGTGLGLSVSYFIITQNHKGSLNVESTQGKGTTFTILLPAIQN; encoded by the coding sequence ATGAAAATAAAAAGCATACACACACTAAACGAAAGAATTCGCAACTACCTTTGCTTTTTTCTTACGATTTTTATCGCATGCTCGTCGTTTTCACTCCTGCTCTTTTTTTGGATGATTAATAGCGAAGTAAACGAAAGAGTTGACACATGGGGTACATACTTTTCCAACCGAATCGATTTCATTGAAAACATCATGCAATCGAAAAGCTCTCTTGATTACGGACTAACCTCTATCCTCAGAGTTTCTCAGCAGGGAGAAATTTTCAACAGCAGGCCTCATCCCGTAAAAAATGACGACATTTCAAGATCTTCTCTATTTAATAAAATTAAAGATTTTAAGCCCGGACAAATTTGTTTGATCCAGAAGGCTAAAAATAATAATCGAGATGAACCGACACTCTTTTTAACCAAAAGGCTGGACAACTCTTTCGTAATTGCGGAGTTCAAATCGGAAACATTACTCCCGGTATCTCCTAAAGATACTGATATTTTTATATTCGATAAAGAAAATGAATGTATTTTTTACACTTCCGACAAATACAATCTTCACGAAGATAAAATACACAAGATAATGTTCTCTTCATTCCGCATATTTGCATCGGCTAAAATAAAAATTGAAAAAGCAGGCTCAATTACAGTTGTAGTAGTTAAAGATATTTCCGCAGAATTTTACGGCGCAACCCTGTTTATGATTCTGGCCCTCGCCACAGTTATCATAATTCTCAAAAGATCTACTTTTCTGACATGGGATCTTGAAGAAACGGAAGAAGACTTTGTCCGCATAAAAAATTTGCTGGCAAATGTATCAATGCTGCCCGGAGAAAAGCTAAACCATTTACCGGCAATCGAGTATGCTGCAGAAAAAATCAGAAAAGTAAATTGGGAAGCAGAAGCTGAAAAGATGTCCTTTATCGAGAACCAGAAATATATTCTAACCACATCTTTTTTTGCTGGAAACATCTTGCGCTTACTTGATGAAATCACAGCACATTCCAAAGAAATAGCCATATCAAGACAGGAATACAAAGACCTTGTTCAACGAGTGCACAGTATAATTGTCAGAATGGATCTTAATGGTAACTGCACTTTTTTTAATGAATATGCAGAATCTTTTTTTGGATTCAGTCAAGAAGAAATGCTGGGTAAAAGCATTATCGGAACCATTATCCCTAGAACTAAGAACAATGACTCAGACCTTGAAAAACTTATTCACGGAATGACCACAAATCCTGAGCTTACCCCAATCAGCAACAATCAAAATGTCCGCAAAGACGGAAGTAGTGTATGGATTTACTGGTCAAACAGTCCCGTTTATGATGATGACGGGAATACTATTGAAATCCTTTCAGTGGGTACAGATATAACTGAGCGCAAACGGGTTGAACTTGAACTGCACCGGACCAGAAACTACATAAAGAATATCATCGACTCCATGCCTTCGATAATAATCGGAGTTAACAGCACAGGAGAAATTGTCCACTTTAACTCCAATGCGGAAAAAAACGCCACCATAGCTGCCAACCAACTTCTCGGAAAAAAAGTAGAAGAAGCTTTTCCTTCACTTGCGCAATATACATCCCGTATTGAAAAGGCCATAGAGACAGGAGTACCTGAAACAGAAATTCGCACACCGCAGGCTTCTCAAAACCAAAAATATCAGGACATCATGATTTACCCTTTAAGCGGGGACATTAAAGGTGCGGTAATAAGAATTGATGACGCAACAGAACGTGCCAAAATCGAAGAAATAATGATCCAGACTGAAAAGATGATGTCCATTGGCGGGCTTGCGGCAGGAATGGCCCATGAAATTAACAATCCCCTTGGCGGCATCCTGCAGGGTATTCAGAATATAATTCGAAGATTTTCACCGGAACTTGCTCCCAATATAAAAGCTGCTGAAAAAGCAGGGTGCAACATGGATTCTGTACTCGCTTATATGGAAGATCGTAAAATAATAAAAACGCTTGAAGGTATCACAGAGTCAGGCGTTCGTGCTGCAGAAATAGTTTCCCGTATGCTTGAATTCAGCCGTAAAAGCGATTCAAGCAAAACGTCCTGTGACATTAGAATACTGCTCGATAAATCAATATCTCTGGCAACACAGGATTATAATCCCAACAAAAAATATGATTTTAAACAGATTAAAATAACCAGAGACTACGCAGAGAGTCTAAACTCGGCTCTTTGTGCAGGAACAGAGATTGAACAGGTTTTCCTAAATTTACTGAGGAATTCCGCGCAAGCAATGGACGACTGGAAAGAAATGGAAGCTCAGCCGGAAATCAGTGTCAAAATCTCCAATTTGGGTGACATGGTAAAATGTACCATATCGGACAACGGCCCCGGTATAAATAAAGACACCCGCAAGAGAATTTTTGAACCTTTTTATACAACAAAAGATCCCGGTTACGGAACAGGACTTGGTCTTTCTGTTTCATATTTCATAATTACACAGAACCACAAAGGCAGTCTTAATGTAGAGTCTACCCAGGGAAAAGGAACAACATTTACAATTCTGCTTCCCGCAATACAGAACTAA
- a CDS encoding glycoside hydrolase family 3 protein, whose translation MNKIYSIVFLLLATSIIGCGSKNLSVDSSEMDIMVGQMVMVGFRGMDAAPDSFIVKDIRDAKIGGVILFSKDCALNSTERNISDYKQVEDLTASLQKQARIPLFVAADQEGGLICRFAVDRGFPSSLSAAELGNSGDLKAAFRAGKAAGKTLSSVGVNVDFAPVVDVNRNAVNPVIAALQRSFSDDPVIVADFAKAFIDGLHSEKVISCLKHFPGHGSSAGDSHKGFTDVTDSWSEDELIPYRKLINDHKVDMVMTAHIYNNKLDKKYPATLSRSVITGLLRNELGFKGVVVTDDMQMQAVSGEFGFKDSVFRAVDAGADILLFGNNLIYEPGLGIKAVGAIKELVREGRISERRIRQSYERIMLLKNQSTLRIN comes from the coding sequence GTGAATAAAATTTATAGTATTGTCTTTTTGTTACTTGCCACCAGTATAATTGGTTGCGGATCAAAAAATTTATCTGTTGATTCTTCCGAGATGGATATTATGGTCGGCCAGATGGTAATGGTCGGATTTAGAGGGATGGATGCTGCGCCGGACAGTTTTATTGTTAAAGATATACGTGATGCTAAAATAGGCGGAGTGATTCTTTTCAGTAAAGACTGTGCGTTAAACAGTACTGAGCGTAATATTTCAGATTACAAGCAAGTGGAAGATCTTACCGCCTCGCTTCAGAAGCAAGCTCGTATTCCTCTTTTTGTTGCAGCGGATCAGGAAGGGGGACTTATTTGTAGATTTGCTGTGGATAGAGGGTTTCCTTCGAGTCTTTCCGCTGCAGAATTGGGTAACAGCGGTGATTTGAAAGCCGCATTCAGAGCTGGGAAAGCTGCGGGTAAAACTTTAAGTTCTGTTGGTGTAAATGTTGATTTTGCGCCAGTGGTTGATGTTAACCGTAATGCTGTAAATCCTGTTATTGCGGCATTACAAAGAAGTTTTTCCGATGATCCGGTCATTGTTGCTGATTTTGCAAAAGCCTTTATAGACGGCCTGCATTCGGAAAAAGTAATATCTTGTCTTAAGCATTTTCCGGGGCACGGCAGTTCGGCGGGGGACAGTCATAAAGGGTTCACCGATGTTACTGATTCATGGTCCGAAGATGAGCTTATTCCATATCGCAAGCTGATTAATGATCATAAAGTCGATATGGTTATGACAGCCCATATCTATAACAATAAGCTTGATAAAAAATACCCTGCAACTCTTTCACGTTCTGTAATAACGGGACTTTTGCGCAATGAACTCGGGTTTAAGGGGGTTGTTGTAACTGATGACATGCAGATGCAGGCTGTAAGCGGTGAATTCGGTTTTAAAGACAGCGTATTCAGGGCTGTGGATGCCGGAGCGGATATTCTGCTGTTTGGAAACAATCTTATTTATGAACCGGGATTAGGTATCAAGGCTGTAGGAGCTATTAAGGAACTTGTCCGTGAAGGCAGAATTTCAGAACGCAGGATAAGGCAGTCCTATGAAAGGATTATGCTTTTGAAGAATCAGTCGACTTTGCGTATAAATTAG
- a CDS encoding D-sedoheptulose 7-phosphate isomerase, translated as MSHTALQKVLDHARSGLEVREAFFEQDSQLVVEISRAMAVRLAQGSKILFCGNGGSAADCQHLAAELVNRFKLERPPLPGLALTTDSSILTSIGNDYSFDMIFEKQVAALGAPGDVLVGISTSGTSPNVIKALKEAKRKQMVTIGMTGLSSGEMLPICDHIISVPSKDTAIVQEVHIAVGHLFCELIDHFLFEAVSELEPYLLSD; from the coding sequence ATGTCTCATACAGCTTTACAAAAAGTACTTGATCACGCCCGCTCCGGCCTTGAAGTAAGGGAAGCTTTTTTTGAGCAGGACTCTCAGTTAGTTGTTGAAATATCCAGAGCAATGGCTGTCCGCCTTGCTCAAGGGTCAAAAATTCTATTTTGCGGCAACGGCGGCAGTGCCGCAGACTGTCAGCACCTTGCAGCTGAACTGGTAAACAGATTTAAACTTGAACGCCCGCCACTGCCCGGCCTTGCGCTTACAACCGACTCCTCAATACTCACATCAATAGGAAACGACTACTCCTTTGATATGATATTTGAAAAACAGGTTGCAGCTCTAGGTGCACCAGGAGACGTTCTTGTTGGAATCAGTACTTCCGGCACAAGTCCAAACGTGATAAAAGCATTAAAAGAAGCTAAACGGAAACAAATGGTGACAATAGGTATGACCGGTTTAAGTTCAGGTGAAATGCTTCCCATATGCGATCACATAATAAGTGTTCCCAGCAAAGATACTGCCATCGTGCAGGAAGTTCATATTGCTGTGGGGCATCTGTTCTGTGAACTTATCGACCATTTTCTCTTTGAAGCAGTTTCAGAGCTTGAACCGTATCTTCTTTCCGACTAA